A genomic stretch from Pectinophora gossypiella chromosome 13, ilPecGoss1.1, whole genome shotgun sequence includes:
- the LOC126371976 gene encoding metabotropic glutamate receptor 2-like — MLVHSRSEGATCGRVMPQGGVQALEAMLFALDHAQRLAPPGVRLGAHVLDDCDNDTYGLEMALDFIKGSISNIDDAEYACNATAVRKVISGVVGAASSVTSVQVANLLRLFKIPQVSFFSTSPELSNKARFEYFTRTIPSDLHQVRAIVEIVKRLGWSYVSIIYEESNYGIKAFEELETMLARNDICIAVKERLVKDSGEADAQAYDALVLRLLSRPRARGVIVFGSDQEVAGVMAAVTRLNATDAFSWVGSDGWSARALVSAGRERAVEGTISVQPQANPVRGFKEYFLNLTVENNRRNPWFVEFWEDQFRCRYPGSARTPYNAEYTRSCSPRARLAADHVEFEAQLQFVADAVLAFAHAIRDMHRELCGGAPGLCDAMRPASGSTLLRYLRRVRFTGLSGDEFHFDGNGDGPARYNILHFKQTAPGAWRWVRVGRYLDGSLQLRLDELRFKRELAPPASVCSAPCLTGQAKQYVEGESCCWHCFNCTHYEIRSPLLETACEECPLGTLPDARRMRCAPLPALHMRPDAPPAIAAMAFSAVGIAATLFVAGVWAARGDTPVVRASGRELSFVLLGGILTCYLLTFVLVLRPTDLLCALQRFGTGCCFTVVYAALLTKTNRIARIFAASRKSARRPSLISPKSQLVICSILVSIQVVVLGVWQVAWPARAVRHFPARELQLLVCDSHVGASIAIAFSYPGALVLVCTVYAVLTRKIPEAFNESKHIGFTMYTTCVIWLAFVPLYFGTASHVPLRVTSMAVTISLSASVTLVCLFSPKLYIILMRPERNVRASLMPAKWRGAGATAAGGAVSAALLGSAAAAPLRPPPDPTPSTDRSTLPDTERAAADRQVQTEESALYPRLELLPAAADDGVRLDARRLGSQPGGLPAFPPPQRAGPPAAARRRLAPRLVALGAEVPL, encoded by the exons gtGCACTCGCGGTCGGAGGGCGCCACGTGCGGCCGCGTGATGCCGCAGGGCGGCGTGCAGGCGCTGGAGGCGATGTTGTTCGCGCTGGACCACGCGCAGCGCCTCGCGCCACCCGGCGTGCGCCTCGGAGCGCACGTGCTCGACGACTGCGACAACGACACCTACGGCCTCGAGATGGCCCTCGACTTCATTAAGG GTTCAATAAGCAACATCGACGACGCAGAGTACGCGTGCAATGCGACGGCGGTGCGCAAGGTGATCTCAGGGGTGGTGGGCGCCGCGTCCTCCGTCACCTCCGTGCAGGTGGCCAACCTGCTGCGACTCTTCAAGATCCCGCAG GTGTCGTTCTTCTCGACGTCGCCGGAGCTGTCGAACAAGGCACGTTTCGAGTACTTCACACGCACCATCCCCTCCGACCTGCACCAGGTGCGCGCCATCGTCGAGATCGTCAAGAGGCTCGGCTGGAGCTACGTATCTATAATATACGAGGAATCCAACTATGGCATTAAG GCGTTTGAGGAGTTGGAGACGATGCTGGCGCGCAACGACATCTGCATCGCGGTGAAGGAGCGCCTCGTGAAGGACTCCGGCGAGGCGGACGCGCAAGCCTACGACGCGCTCGTGCTGCGCCTGCTGTCCCGCCCGCGCGCTCGAG GGGTGATAGTGTTCGGGTCGGACCAGGAGGTGGCGGGCGTGATGGCGGCGGTGACGCGGCTGAACGCGACGGACGCGTTCTCTTGGGTGGGCTCCGACGGGTGGTCGGCGCGGGCGCTCGTGTCCGCCGGCCGCGAGCGGGCCGTCGAGGGGACCATCAGCGTGCAGCCGCAGGCCAACCCCGTGCGCGGCTTCAAGGAGTACTTCCTCAACCTCACCGTCGAGAATAACCGCAGGAACCCCTGGTTTGTCG AGTTCTGGGAGGACCAGTTCCGCTGCCGCTACCCGGGCAGCGCGCGTACGCCGTACAACGCGGAGTACACGCGCTCGTGCTCGCCGCGTGCGCGCCTCGCCGCCGACCACGTGGAGTTCGAGGCGCAGCTGCAGTTCGTGGCCGACGCCGTGCTCGCCTTCGCGCACGCCATCCG AGACATGCATCGAGAATTATGCGGAGGTGCGCCTGGGCTCTGCGACGCGATGCGGCCCGCTAGCGGATCGACGCTTTTGCGTTATCTGCGGCGCGTGCGGTTCACGG GTCTCAGCGGGGACGAGTTCCACTTCGACGGCAACGGCGACGGGCCGGCGCGCTACAACATCCTGCACTTCAAGCAGACCGCGCCGGGCGCGTGGCGCTGGGTGCGCGTGGGCCGCTACCTGGACGGCTCGCTGCAGCTGCGCCTCGACGAGCTGCGCTTCAAGCGCGAGCTGGCGCCGCCCGCCTCCGTGTGCAGCGCGCCCTGCCTCACCGGCCAGGCCAAGCAGTACGTCGAGGGCGAGAGCTGCTGCTGGCACTGCTTCAACTGCACGCACTACGAG ATCCGCTCGCCGCTGCTGGAGACGGCGTGCGAGGAGTGTCCGCTGGGCACGCTGCCCGACGCGCGGCGCATGCGCTGTGCGCCGCTGCCCGCGCTGCACATGCGGCCCGACGCGCCGCCCGCCATCGCCGCCATGGCCTTCTCCGCGGTGGGCATCGCCGCCACGCT GTTCGTGGCGGGCGTGTGGGCGGCCCGCGGCGACACGCCCGTGGTGCGCGCCAGCGGCCGCGAGCTGTCCTTCGTGCTGCTCGGCGGCATCCTCACCTGCTACCTGCTCACCTTCGTGCTCGTGCTGCGCCCCACCGACCTGCTGTGCGCGCTGCAGCG ATTCGGCACCGGCTGCTGCTTCACCGTCGTGTACGCAGCTCTACTGACGAAAACTAACCGTATCGCCCGAATCTTCGCAGCGAGTCGCAAGTCCGCGCGCCGACCTTCCCTCATATCTCCGAAGTCGCAGCTCGTCATCTGCTCGATATTGGTCTCCATCCAG GTGGTGGTGCTGGGCGTGTGGCAGGTGGCGTGGCCGGCGCGGGCCGTGCGGCACTTCCCAGCGCGCGAGCTGCAGCTGCTGGTGTGCGACTCGCACGTGGGCGCGTCCATCGCCATCGCCTTCTCCTACCCCGGCGCGCTCGTGCTCGTCTGCACCGTGTACGCCGTGCTCACGCGCAAGATCCCCGAGGCTTTCAACGAGAGCAAGCATATAG GATTCACGATGTACACGACGTGCGTGATCTGGCTCGCGTTCGTGCCGCTGTACTTCGGGACGGCGTCCCACGTCCCGCTGCGCGTCACCAGCATGGCGGTCACCATCTCGCTCAGCGCCAGCGTCACGCTCGTCTGCCTCTTCTCGCCGAAG CTGTACATCATCTTGATGCGGCCGGAGCGCAACGTGCGCGCCAGCCTGATGCCGGCCAagtggcgcggcgcgggcgccacggcggcgggcggcgccgtGAGCGCGGCGCTGCTGGGCtccgcggccgccgcgccgctgcggCCGCCGCCCGACCCCACGCCCTCCACCGACCGCTCCACGCTGCCCGACACCG AGCGCGCCGCGGCCGACCGGCAGGTACAGACGGAGGAGTCGGCGCTGTACCCGCGCCTCGAGCTGCtgccggcggcggcggacgACGGCGTGCGGCTGGACGCGCGGCGCCTGGGCTCGCAGCCGGGCGGGCTGCCCGCCTTCCCGCCGCCGCAGCGGGCCGGGCCGCCGGCGGCCGCGCGGCGCCGCCTGGCCCCGCGGCTGGTGGCGCTGGGCGCGGAGGTGCCCTTATAG
- the LOC126371739 gene encoding uncharacterized protein LOC126371739 isoform X1, with product MNSAIGNLPCYEVGSDWRVFKERLKIWLDVNTVKQESKEFSKSEWHRAVLLSALNETAYKLVRELIAPKTVTELSYDEIITAIDKHLLPKKSLFAERHHFHSATQRVGEEYAHWAARVRRLSTDCEFGSVVDEMLRDRFILGMQPGAERNKLFLEEPKALTLNKALDIAVSVHSARQAARQSESAPAASAVGTAQAQLALADVYRVAASSSNGVQCEVCGYKNHSAEKCRFKGYKCKNCGLKGHLKRMCKSDKRVNMLQVQSSDGSNDDDGKQCLQTKYYKGNRNVNLDISDSVLVKLNNHNRWYKGIIKSKIGNSLFEIFIPELNQKIKKHKNQIYKLKVTSETADAKAKSCGEELQWELLQSPSEAPRTTNSEAMREEMSSGEGSVLDRVSGRECGTTSEGADTAEPPAPGPAELPGLAAGTGWRSRLRDIPRFDYSPYF from the exons atgaACAGTGCTATCGGGAATTTACCTTGTTACGAAGTAGGAAGTGATTGGCGAGTTTTTAAGGAAAGATTAAAAATTTGGTTAGATGTGAATACCGTCAAACAAGAAAGCAAGGAATTTTCGAAGAGCGAATGGCACCGGGCTGTGTTACTCAGCGCACTCAACGAAACGGCGTATAAGTTGGTACGCGAATTAATTGCTCCGAAAACAGTGACGGAGTTGTCGTATGACGAGATTATAACTGCAATAGACAAGCACCTTTTGCCAAAAAAATCTCTGTTTGCGGAGCGGCACCATTTTCACAGTGCGACACAGAGGGTTGGCGAGGAATATGCACATTGGGCCGCACGAGTTCGTCGCTTGTCTACGGATTGCGAGTTTGGTTCAGTTGTCGATGAAATGTTGCGGGATCGCTTTATACTGGGTATGCAACCTGGTGCGGAACGCAATAAATTGTTCTTAGAAGAACCGAAAGCGTTGACGCTGAATAAAGCACTCGACATAGCTGTGTCGGTACACAGCGCGAGACAAGCGGCGAGGCAGTCAGAGTCGGCGCCGGCGGCGTCGGCGGTGGGTACAGCGCAGGCGCAGCTCGCACTTGCGGACGTGTATAGGGTTGCTGCAAGTTCGTCTAACGGTGTACAGTGTGAAGTATGCGGGTATAAAAATCACAGTGCCGAAAAGTGCAGATTTAAAGGCTACAAGTGTAAAAATTGCGGGCTTAAGGGCCATTTAAAGCGCATGTGTAAAAGCGATAAGCGCGTAAATATGTTACAAGTTCAATCTTCTGACGGAAGTAACGATGATGACG GGAAACAGTGTTTGCAAACTAAGTATTACAAAGGGAATAGAAATGTAAATCTAGATATAAGTGACAGTGTGTTAGTAAAACTTAATAATCATAACAGATGGTATAAAGGAATTATAAAGAGCAAGATTGGAAACAGTTTATTCGAAATTTTTATACCAGAACttaaccaaaaaataaaaaagcataaGAATCAGATATACAAGTTAAAAGTGACTTCAGAGACCGCAGACGCCAAGGCCAAGTCATGCGGTGAAGAATTACAATGGGAGTTATTGCAATCACCTTCGGAAGCACCTAGAACGACCAATTCAGAGGCAATGCGAGAAGAAATGTCTAGTGGGGAAGGATCGGTATTAGACAGAGTCTCGGGAAGAGAGTGTGGCACGACATCAGAGGGAGCAGACACAGCCGAGCCTCCAGCACCGGGGCCCGCCGAGCTTCCGGGACTCGCAGCAGGCACAGGGTGGCGTTCAAGATTAAGAGATATTCCGCGGTTTGATTATAGcccttatttttag
- the LOC126371739 gene encoding uncharacterized protein LOC126371739 isoform X2 yields the protein MNSAIGNLPCYEVGSDWRVFKERLKIWLDVNTVKQESKEFSKSEWHRAVLLSALNETAYKLVRELIAPKTVTELSYDEIITAIDKHLLPKKSLFAERHHFHSATQRVGEEYAHWAARVRRLSTDCEFGSVVDEMLRDRFILGMQPGAERNKLFLEEPKALTLNKALDIAVSVHSARQAARQSESAPAASAVGTAQAQLALADVYRVAASSSNGVQCEVCGYKNHSAEKCRFKGYKCKNCGLKGHLKRMCKSDKRVNMLQVQSSDGSNDDDVFAN from the exons atgaACAGTGCTATCGGGAATTTACCTTGTTACGAAGTAGGAAGTGATTGGCGAGTTTTTAAGGAAAGATTAAAAATTTGGTTAGATGTGAATACCGTCAAACAAGAAAGCAAGGAATTTTCGAAGAGCGAATGGCACCGGGCTGTGTTACTCAGCGCACTCAACGAAACGGCGTATAAGTTGGTACGCGAATTAATTGCTCCGAAAACAGTGACGGAGTTGTCGTATGACGAGATTATAACTGCAATAGACAAGCACCTTTTGCCAAAAAAATCTCTGTTTGCGGAGCGGCACCATTTTCACAGTGCGACACAGAGGGTTGGCGAGGAATATGCACATTGGGCCGCACGAGTTCGTCGCTTGTCTACGGATTGCGAGTTTGGTTCAGTTGTCGATGAAATGTTGCGGGATCGCTTTATACTGGGTATGCAACCTGGTGCGGAACGCAATAAATTGTTCTTAGAAGAACCGAAAGCGTTGACGCTGAATAAAGCACTCGACATAGCTGTGTCGGTACACAGCGCGAGACAAGCGGCGAGGCAGTCAGAGTCGGCGCCGGCGGCGTCGGCGGTGGGTACAGCGCAGGCGCAGCTCGCACTTGCGGACGTGTATAGGGTTGCTGCAAGTTCGTCTAACGGTGTACAGTGTGAAGTATGCGGGTATAAAAATCACAGTGCCGAAAAGTGCAGATTTAAAGGCTACAAGTGTAAAAATTGCGGGCTTAAGGGCCATTTAAAGCGCATGTGTAAAAGCGATAAGCGCGTAAATATGTTACAAGTTCAATCTTCTGACGGAAGTAACGATGATGACG TGTTTGCAAACTAA